Proteins encoded together in one Ignavibacteria bacterium window:
- a CDS encoding SufE family protein, which translates to MEDTIEKTEAEILEDFSFFDNWEDKYEYIIDFGKSLKPMDPIYKTDENKVAGCVSQVWLHTEYKEGKLFFEADSDAIITKGLVGLLVKVLSGKKPLDIMNAKLEFLDKIGMKEHLSPTRSNGLVSMIKFMKRNAEQHINGN; encoded by the coding sequence ATGGAAGATACGATAGAGAAAACTGAGGCGGAAATATTAGAAGACTTTTCATTCTTTGATAATTGGGAAGATAAGTATGAATACATAATAGACTTCGGAAAAAGCCTGAAACCGATGGACCCGATTTACAAAACAGATGAGAACAAAGTTGCGGGCTGTGTATCGCAAGTATGGCTGCACACAGAATATAAAGAAGGAAAGTTATTCTTTGAGGCAGACAGCGATGCGATAATAACAAAAGGGCTTGTAGGGCTGCTTGTGAAAGTTTTATCGGGGAAAAAACCTTTAGACATAATGAACGCAAAACTTGAATTTTTAGACAAGATAGGAATGAAAGAACATCTTTCTCCGACGAGGTCGAACGGACTTGTTTCGATGATAAAATTCATGAAAAGAAACGCGGAACAACATATTAACGGCAATTAA
- a CDS encoding iron-sulfur cluster assembly protein, whose protein sequence is MKEENINKEEKRTEAVNECKTVELEVLKEEVVKVLKNCFDPEIPVNIYDLGLIYDINLATNGDVFVVMTLTSPACPVAGTLPGEVQEKLREHPMVNDARVEITFDPPWSFDNMSEEAKYELGFI, encoded by the coding sequence ATGAAAGAAGAAAATATAAACAAAGAAGAGAAAAGGACAGAAGCTGTGAACGAATGCAAGACGGTTGAACTTGAAGTACTGAAAGAAGAAGTTGTAAAAGTACTGAAGAACTGTTTTGATCCGGAAATCCCTGTTAATATTTATGATTTAGGTTTGATTTATGATATTAATCTTGCAACGAACGGAGATGTATTTGTTGTAATGACATTAACCTCGCCTGCCTGTCCTGTAGCGGGTACGCTGCCCGGAGAAGTACAAGAAAAACTTAGGGAACATCCAATGGTAAACGATGCAAGAGTAGAAATAACCTTTGACCCTCCGTGGAGTTTTGACAACATGTCGGAAGAGGCAAAGTACGAATTGGGGTTTATCTAA
- a CDS encoding heavy-metal-associated domain-containing protein yields MTEIKFKTNINCNHCISKITPVLDSDNGINEWNVDLNSEDKILTIKGENPEAEKIITALSEVGYFAEKV; encoded by the coding sequence ATGACAGAAATAAAATTCAAGACAAACATTAATTGTAATCATTGCATTAGTAAGATTACCCCCGTTCTTGATTCGGATAATGGAATTAACGAGTGGAACGTCGATTTAAATAGTGAAGATAAAATTTTAACAATTAAGGGGGAAAATCCCGAGGCTGAAAAGATTATAACGGCTCTTTCAGAGGTTGGATACTTTGCCGAAAAAGTATAA
- a CDS encoding class I SAM-dependent methyltransferase — MRPCPYCKSGENTLRIKEKEFLIVRCTACGLTYLLNPPEESEIYEDYYQIEFKGNDYREDSSFEHLREIFEINEQRTGLIKKFASLTDDFKLLDIGCGSGLFLKSCKDAGIQGEGIDVSNNALDFARNEFGLDVYNRTTEDLINEGKKYDLITMWHVLEHILNPIEELRKIKELLSLNGYLMVEVPNLNSIKFKLSGNKWKGGNHPLYHRSFFTSKTLGETLIKSGFTDVRRIKFSYPLSNKSFVYNLLKIIFNVFSADAFLNFTARNTND; from the coding sequence TTGAGACCTTGTCCATACTGCAAAAGCGGGGAGAATACACTGAGGATAAAAGAAAAAGAATTTCTCATAGTAAGGTGTACAGCCTGCGGACTGACATATCTATTGAACCCGCCAGAAGAGAGCGAAATATATGAAGATTATTATCAGATAGAGTTTAAGGGAAATGACTACCGAGAAGACTCTTCGTTTGAACATTTACGAGAGATATTTGAGATAAACGAGCAGCGAACCGGATTAATAAAAAAGTTCGCTTCACTTACAGATGATTTCAAATTACTTGATATAGGATGCGGCTCGGGATTGTTTTTGAAATCGTGCAAAGATGCGGGAATACAAGGAGAAGGGATTGATGTATCGAATAACGCTTTAGACTTTGCAAGAAATGAATTCGGACTTGATGTTTATAATAGAACAACAGAAGACCTGATAAACGAAGGGAAGAAATATGATTTGATAACGATGTGGCATGTACTGGAGCATATTTTAAATCCGATTGAAGAATTAAGAAAGATAAAAGAGTTACTTTCGCTAAACGGGTATCTGATGGTAGAAGTACCGAATTTAAACAGCATTAAGTTTAAACTGAGCGGAAATAAATGGAAAGGCGGGAATCATCCATTGTATCACAGAAGCTTTTTCACTTCGAAGACACTCGGGGAAACGCTAATCAAAAGCGGGTTTACAGATGTTCGGAGAATAAAGTTTTCGTATCCGCTTTCAAACAAAAGTTTTGTTTACAACTTATTAAAAATAATATTTAATGTATTTAGTGCAGACGCTTTTCTTAACTTTACAGCAAGGAATACAAATGATTAG
- a CDS encoding glycosyl hydrolase, giving the protein MIRFLILFVVIITVTNSATAQKGQKLVPPTSGIYAGVFPDMGNTEDSLTTERIQEYLNITGTQPVWICFSNSWFYGIKFPMEKARKVAEFNSIPYIRIMPRSDWGMGRPDPVYGLDKIADGDFDKDLIKWAKDAKKFGKPILVEFAPEMNGNWFPWSGVFNFEEEGADLYKEAHRHVVELMREAGADNLTWMYHVNAVSEPNADWNRFKSYYPGDDYIDWLGMSVYGSQKVGWPWAFFFPYFRNAYRELEKLSKVKPIAIAEFGVVEDPSAGNKADWIRDAFETVLSGQFPRLKAISYWHSSFDNADGSISNMRVDSSPEALKVYNEFINMEEFKVKATFK; this is encoded by the coding sequence ATGATTAGATTCTTGATTTTGTTTGTTGTTATAATAACGGTCACGAATTCGGCAACAGCCCAAAAAGGACAGAAACTTGTTCCTCCAACGAGCGGAATTTACGCAGGAGTATTTCCCGACATGGGCAATACAGAAGACAGCCTAACTACGGAAAGGATACAAGAATACTTAAACATAACGGGAACACAACCAGTATGGATATGCTTTTCAAACAGCTGGTTTTATGGAATTAAATTTCCGATGGAAAAAGCGAGGAAGGTGGCGGAGTTTAATTCAATACCTTACATAAGAATAATGCCGCGCAGCGACTGGGGGATGGGAAGACCCGACCCTGTTTATGGACTGGATAAAATAGCTGACGGAGATTTCGACAAAGATTTGATTAAGTGGGCAAAAGATGCGAAGAAGTTCGGCAAGCCGATACTTGTAGAATTTGCACCTGAGATGAACGGCAACTGGTTTCCCTGGAGCGGTGTGTTTAATTTCGAAGAAGAGGGTGCTGATTTGTACAAAGAGGCACACAGGCATGTTGTGGAATTGATGAGAGAAGCTGGGGCAGACAATTTAACATGGATGTATCACGTGAATGCAGTCTCAGAGCCAAACGCAGACTGGAACAGATTTAAATCTTATTATCCCGGGGATGACTATATAGACTGGTTAGGGATGAGTGTTTACGGTTCGCAGAAAGTCGGCTGGCCGTGGGCATTTTTCTTTCCTTATTTCAGAAATGCATACAGGGAGCTTGAAAAACTTTCAAAGGTTAAACCTATTGCAATAGCAGAGTTTGGGGTTGTTGAGGACCCGAGTGCGGGTAACAAAGCTGACTGGATAAGGGACGCATTTGAAACTGTGCTCAGCGGACAGTTTCCGAGACTGAAAGCCATCTCGTACTGGCATTCATCTTTTGATAATGCAGACGGGTCAATTTCAAATATGCGCGTGGACTCGTCTCCGGAGGCTCTGAAGGTTTATAATGAGTTTATAAATATGGAAGAGTTTAAGGTTAAGGCAACATTTAAATAG
- a CDS encoding bacterioferritin, producing MKEKSIELLNKAVADELSAVHQYMYFHFHCDDQGYDLLASLFKKTAIEEMMHIELLADRILFLKGEVELAALNEVKKIHDVKEMLKMAKEMETGSADAYNKWANECAQNADSVSKKLFETLVEDEERHFSQYDDETENMLKFGDNYLALQSIERSKTVAIRPATGRPEGV from the coding sequence ATGAAAGAAAAGAGTATTGAGCTTTTAAACAAAGCAGTAGCGGATGAACTCTCTGCGGTTCATCAATATATGTATTTTCATTTTCACTGCGACGATCAGGGATATGACCTGCTTGCGAGTCTTTTTAAGAAAACGGCAATAGAAGAAATGATGCATATAGAACTATTAGCCGACAGAATATTATTTCTGAAGGGCGAGGTTGAATTAGCGGCTTTAAATGAGGTAAAGAAAATTCACGATGTAAAAGAGATGCTCAAGATGGCAAAGGAGATGGAAACAGGCAGTGCCGATGCGTACAACAAATGGGCGAATGAATGTGCACAGAATGCAGATTCGGTTTCAAAGAAACTTTTTGAGACGCTGGTTGAAGACGAAGAAAGACATTTTTCACAGTATGACGATGAGACAGAGAACATGCTTAAGTTTGGCGATAACTATCTTGCGCTGCAATCAATAGAAAGAAGCAAGACGGTTGCAATAAGACCTGCGACAGGCAGGCCGGAAGGTGTTTAG
- the cydB gene encoding cytochrome d ubiquinol oxidase subunit II: MDLNIIWFILVGILLTGYAILDGYDLGVGALHLLTKGDLNRRISINSIGPVWDGNEVWLVTGGGALFAAFPDVYATVFSGFYIAFMLLLFFLIFRAVAIEFRSKQENMKWRAWWDRAFSFSSIFIALLMGVALGNIITGIAIGYDKEYAGTFLELLNPYSLLVGITTISLFMMHGAIYLAMKTEGDLQIQTRGWVNNTIIFFTICFVTTTMATLIYYPAMVNHFKDFPPFFLLAIITMLAIANIPREIHHGKEFRAFLSSSATIAMLLVLFAIGIFPNLVLSNLNPEYSLNIYNAASSQKTLMIMLIMAIIGMPFVITYTVIIQKIYKGKVKIDEMSY, from the coding sequence ATGGATTTAAATATTATCTGGTTTATTCTGGTTGGAATTTTGCTTACTGGATATGCTATCCTTGATGGGTACGACCTTGGAGTAGGTGCTTTACACCTGCTTACAAAAGGCGATTTAAATCGAAGAATTTCAATTAATTCTATCGGTCCTGTTTGGGATGGGAATGAGGTATGGCTCGTAACTGGCGGAGGAGCACTGTTCGCGGCATTTCCCGATGTTTATGCAACAGTTTTCTCGGGTTTCTATATCGCCTTCATGCTTCTTCTATTTTTTCTGATATTTCGTGCCGTAGCGATTGAATTCAGGAGTAAACAGGAGAATATGAAATGGAGAGCTTGGTGGGATAGAGCATTTAGTTTTTCAAGTATCTTTATCGCTTTGCTCATGGGTGTTGCCTTGGGAAATATTATCACGGGTATCGCAATCGGTTATGACAAAGAATATGCCGGTACTTTTCTCGAACTGTTAAACCCATATTCTTTACTCGTTGGTATTACAACAATCTCATTGTTTATGATGCATGGTGCAATCTATCTGGCTATGAAAACCGAAGGGGACCTGCAAATTCAAACAAGAGGCTGGGTTAATAATACAATTATTTTCTTTACAATCTGTTTTGTCACTACTACTATGGCAACATTAATCTATTATCCTGCTATGGTAAACCACTTTAAAGATTTCCCTCCATTCTTTCTTCTGGCGATCATTACTATGCTTGCAATAGCAAACATTCCCAGAGAAATTCATCATGGCAAGGAGTTTAGAGCGTTTTTGTCATCATCTGCAACAATTGCAATGCTGCTGGTGCTGTTTGCGATAGGCATTTTCCCGAACCTTGTTTTGTCGAACCTGAATCCCGAATACAGTTTGAACATATACAACGCAGCATCTTCGCAGAAAACTTTAATGATTATGCTTATAATGGCGATCATAGGAATGCCCTTTGTAATAACTTATACGGTTATAATTCAAAAAATATATAAAGGCAAAGTTAAAATTGATGAGATGAGTTACTAA
- a CDS encoding cytochrome ubiquinol oxidase subunit I, with the protein MDTEILSRIQFAFTIAFHYIYPPISIGLGVLLVIMEGMYIKTKNKTYEHITKFWIKVFALVFAMGVATGLVMEFEFGTNWATYSRFVGDVFGSALAAEGIFAFFLESGFLAILVFGWNRVSAKMHFFSTIMVSLGSMMSAVWIVVANSWQQTPAGYHIVNNAGVMRAEITDFWAMVFNPSSVERLLHTLSGAWLTGAFLVLSVSAFYLLKNKHHDFAKKSIKIALGLAMFASLFQLFTGHQSAVGISENQPAKLAAFEGHYNTSSAPLYLFGWVDDSRQNVNFGIAIPGMLSYLVHGDSKTPVTGLNEFSSEDRPPVNLVFQTYHIMVFIGMTLIFISVLSIFMLRNERLFKNKIMLKVLIASVLLPQAANQLGWISAEVGRQPWIVYNLLRTKDAFSKSVSGSEVLFSLILFLLIYALLFLLFLFLLDRKIKHGPGMSEISDEVYSSQKAIIKNN; encoded by the coding sequence ATGGATACTGAAATATTATCACGGATTCAATTTGCTTTTACTATAGCTTTTCATTACATATACCCTCCAATTAGCATTGGGCTTGGGGTACTCCTTGTTATAATGGAAGGGATGTACATCAAAACGAAGAATAAAACGTATGAACATATAACCAAATTCTGGATAAAGGTATTCGCGCTGGTATTCGCCATGGGTGTTGCAACAGGTCTCGTTATGGAGTTTGAATTCGGAACAAACTGGGCAACTTATTCACGGTTTGTCGGAGATGTCTTCGGAAGCGCGTTAGCTGCCGAAGGAATATTTGCTTTCTTTCTTGAATCGGGTTTTCTCGCGATTCTTGTTTTCGGGTGGAATAGGGTTTCCGCTAAAATGCACTTCTTTTCGACAATCATGGTCTCTTTGGGCTCTATGATGAGTGCAGTCTGGATTGTTGTTGCAAATTCCTGGCAGCAAACTCCTGCCGGTTATCATATCGTTAACAATGCAGGCGTTATGAGGGCAGAGATTACTGATTTCTGGGCTATGGTTTTCAATCCTTCATCGGTGGAAAGACTTCTCCATACGCTCTCAGGCGCTTGGCTCACGGGTGCCTTCCTTGTTTTAAGTGTCTCAGCATTTTACCTGCTTAAAAACAAGCATCACGATTTCGCTAAAAAATCTATAAAGATTGCCCTCGGACTCGCAATGTTTGCGTCGCTTTTTCAGCTTTTTACTGGTCATCAAAGTGCTGTTGGTATCAGCGAAAATCAACCTGCAAAGCTTGCTGCCTTTGAAGGTCATTACAATACATCGTCTGCACCTCTTTATCTTTTTGGATGGGTTGACGATAGCCGGCAGAACGTTAATTTTGGTATTGCTATCCCGGGTATGCTGAGCTATCTCGTTCATGGAGATTCAAAAACTCCTGTTACCGGCTTGAATGAGTTTAGCAGCGAGGATAGACCTCCTGTAAACCTTGTGTTTCAAACATATCATATTATGGTTTTCATTGGTATGACTTTGATTTTTATAAGCGTGCTCTCAATATTCATGCTTCGCAATGAGCGCCTTTTTAAAAATAAAATTATGCTTAAAGTCCTTATAGCTTCTGTACTTCTCCCGCAGGCCGCAAATCAACTCGGGTGGATATCTGCCGAAGTAGGCAGACAGCCGTGGATAGTTTATAATTTGCTTCGTACAAAGGATGCCTTTTCAAAATCAGTTTCCGGAAGCGAGGTGCTTTTCTCTCTTATACTGTTTCTTCTTATATACGCTCTTTTGTTCTTGCTCTTTTTGTTCTTGCTCGATAGAAAAATTAAACATGGTCCCGGTATGAGTGAGATTTCTGATGAGGTTTATTCTTCTCAGAAAGCAATAATTAAAAACAATTAA
- a CDS encoding DUF134 domain-containing protein — protein sequence MPRPKKIRKVSCSPESSYYKPRGIPLRELEEVILTIDELEAITLTDIKKLYQEEAAAKMNISRQTLGRIVEKAHSKITEAILYGKAIKIEGGSYTLGRANNRKCRICKNNFVLTDKIIKSNNCPKCNKLKRIKN from the coding sequence ATGCCAAGACCGAAGAAAATAAGGAAGGTATCGTGCAGTCCTGAGTCAAGCTATTACAAGCCAAGGGGCATTCCTTTAAGAGAGCTTGAAGAGGTAATATTAACGATTGATGAGCTGGAAGCCATAACATTGACCGATATAAAGAAGCTGTACCAGGAAGAAGCAGCTGCGAAAATGAACATCTCAAGACAGACGCTTGGAAGGATTGTTGAAAAGGCGCATTCAAAAATTACAGAAGCAATTCTTTACGGTAAAGCGATAAAGATTGAGGGCGGAAGTTATACTCTTGGAAGAGCGAACAACCGCAAGTGCAGGATTTGCAAGAACAATTTTGTGCTGACAGACAAGATTATAAAAAGCAATAACTGTCCCAAATGTAATAAACTAAAAAGAATAAAGAATTAA
- a CDS encoding cysteine synthase family protein — MYYNNILELIGKTPLVKINNITKGIKATVLAKIEFFNPGGSVKDRVGLAMIEDAESRGLLKPGSTIVEATSGNTGIGLALAGRVKGYRVILVMTDKIGQEKRNYLKALGAEVVIVPKEALPDSPDYYRNKAKALSQEIPNAINLNQYANNANPFSHYYGTGAEIWNDTDGKITHFVCGVGTAGTITGVSKYLKEKNPNIKVTGADPVGSNFRLYKETGSTGETTLHQIEGLGTDIIPPITNFDYVDEIVSVKDSDSINMCKRLALEEGIFCGASSGTAAYTALDVAKGLDEKAVVVFIVCDTGERYLSKYHNDDWLKEYNFYE; from the coding sequence ATGTATTACAATAACATACTTGAACTGATAGGCAAGACACCGCTTGTAAAGATTAACAACATTACAAAAGGAATAAAGGCGACAGTACTTGCAAAAATAGAGTTCTTCAATCCCGGGGGAAGCGTAAAAGACCGCGTCGGCCTGGCAATGATAGAAGATGCGGAGAGCAGAGGTTTATTAAAACCCGGCTCGACGATTGTAGAGGCAACGAGCGGAAACACGGGTATAGGACTTGCTTTAGCGGGACGAGTAAAAGGTTACAGAGTAATACTCGTTATGACGGATAAAATCGGACAGGAGAAAAGAAATTATTTAAAGGCACTTGGAGCAGAGGTTGTTATTGTACCGAAAGAAGCCCTGCCTGATTCACCTGACTATTACAGAAACAAAGCAAAAGCTCTTTCACAAGAAATACCGAATGCAATTAATTTGAATCAATACGCTAATAATGCAAACCCTTTTAGTCATTATTACGGAACGGGTGCGGAAATTTGGAACGATACAGACGGAAAGATAACACATTTCGTTTGCGGAGTGGGAACAGCGGGAACGATAACGGGTGTATCAAAATACTTAAAAGAGAAGAATCCAAACATAAAAGTGACAGGGGCAGACCCGGTCGGTTCAAATTTCAGACTGTATAAAGAGACAGGAAGCACAGGAGAAACAACGCTACATCAAATTGAAGGTTTAGGAACGGATATTATTCCTCCGATAACAAATTTTGATTATGTAGATGAAATAGTAAGCGTGAAAGATTCAGACTCAATTAATATGTGCAAGAGACTTGCTTTAGAAGAGGGCATCTTTTGCGGAGCGTCTTCGGGTACGGCTGCTTACACTGCTCTTGATGTAGCAAAGGGGCTTGACGAAAAGGCAGTTGTAGTGTTTATCGTTTGTGATACGGGAGAGAGATATTTATCGAAGTATCATAACGATGACTGGCTGAAAGAATACAATTTTTATGAATGA
- a CDS encoding NifB/NifX family molybdenum-iron cluster-binding protein — protein MTNSFSKKSLFKNIIKKNIMKVAIPTHSGKVDDHFGHCEYFKVFTTNDKKEIIHEEIVSSPDGCGCRSDVIEKLSQIGVKVMLAGNIGGGAVNKLSNYGIAVVRGCSGEVNTVLNDWLNGNIKDNGEMCQEHEHHHEHNHQHQHRHQHGTDCN, from the coding sequence ATGACAAATTCATTTTCAAAGAAATCACTTTTTAAAAATATAATAAAGAAAAATATTATGAAAGTAGCGATTCCAACACATTCGGGAAAAGTAGATGACCATTTTGGTCATTGTGAATATTTTAAGGTGTTTACAACAAATGATAAGAAAGAAATTATACACGAAGAAATAGTATCTTCACCAGACGGCTGCGGATGCAGGTCAGATGTAATTGAAAAACTGTCTCAAATAGGCGTTAAAGTAATGCTTGCGGGAAATATAGGGGGCGGAGCTGTTAACAAGTTAAGCAATTACGGTATAGCAGTCGTAAGAGGGTGTTCAGGCGAAGTGAATACTGTTTTAAATGATTGGCTAAACGGAAACATAAAAGACAACGGAGAAATGTGCCAAGAGCATGAACATCATCATGAGCATAACCATCAACACCAACATAGACATCAGCATGGAACTGATTGTAATTGA
- a CDS encoding peroxiredoxin produces MEENKVIAMPRIGESAPEFKAVTTQGDINFPSDYKGSWVILFSHSADFTPVCTSEFMTFATMEDKFAKANCKLVGLSVDGLYSHIAWLRTIKEKIEYKGMKDVEVKFPLIEDITMEVAGKYGMIQPGESSTKAVRAVFFIDPKGIIRAIIYYPLSLGRNFDELYRALIAMQAADEFSIATPADWRPGDDVIVPTAGSCGVAKERMESKDKIKCYDWFFCTKEIPEKTILDKIIKK; encoded by the coding sequence ATGGAAGAAAACAAAGTAATTGCGATGCCGAGAATCGGCGAAAGCGCCCCTGAATTCAAAGCGGTAACGACTCAGGGCGATATTAATTTCCCCTCGGACTATAAAGGAAGCTGGGTAATATTATTCAGTCATTCTGCAGACTTTACGCCTGTATGTACATCTGAGTTCATGACGTTTGCAACAATGGAAGACAAGTTTGCAAAGGCAAACTGCAAATTAGTTGGACTTTCGGTTGACGGATTGTACAGTCATATTGCATGGCTGAGAACCATCAAAGAAAAGATTGAATACAAAGGTATGAAAGATGTAGAAGTAAAGTTTCCGTTAATAGAAGATATTACGATGGAAGTTGCCGGGAAGTATGGAATGATACAACCAGGGGAAAGTTCAACAAAGGCGGTCAGGGCAGTGTTTTTCATCGACCCGAAAGGAATAATCCGTGCGATAATATATTACCCACTAAGTCTCGGAAGAAATTTTGACGAGCTTTACAGGGCGTTAATAGCGATGCAGGCAGCGGACGAGTTCTCAATAGCGACACCGGCAGACTGGAGACCCGGTGATGACGTGATAGTACCCACTGCGGGATCCTGCGGAGTGGCAAAAGAAAGAATGGAAAGCAAAGACAAGATAAAATGCTATGACTGGTTCTTCTGCACAAAAGAAATTCCAGAGAAGACAATACTTGATAAAATAATTAAGAAATAA
- a CDS encoding NifB/NifX family molybdenum-iron cluster-binding protein translates to MKVITIKKDNKNSPLEECFGKAKFFCFVHEDSCKIEFVQNPGKDLIKHSGKKAVEFLHSKGATSVMSGNYGITVKKMLDRYKIQTVIIPTKYKNLFQILRKLNHNLS, encoded by the coding sequence ATGAAAGTAATAACAATAAAAAAAGACAACAAAAATTCTCCCCTTGAAGAGTGTTTTGGAAAAGCAAAGTTTTTCTGCTTCGTCCACGAGGATTCTTGTAAAATTGAGTTTGTACAAAATCCAGGTAAGGATTTAATTAAACACTCAGGTAAAAAGGCTGTTGAATTTTTACATTCAAAAGGTGCTACCTCTGTTATGTCAGGAAATTATGGAATAACAGTAAAAAAAATGCTCGATAGATACAAAATACAAACAGTTATTATTCCCACAAAATATAAAAATTTATTTCAGATTTTAAGAAAACTGAATCATAATTTATCTTAA
- a CDS encoding DUF134 domain-containing protein has translation MARPIKQRKILSPYSEVSFFPGGKNNSDADSVLFLAEEFEAIKLIDYEGLNQSKAAKLMKISRPTFTRIYKRARIKLSTSLVEKRTLKLSGKNIYYSGNWQKCLVCECIYNIVNKSNKEGCPLCNSYNFVNIANPN, from the coding sequence ATGGCACGTCCGATTAAACAAAGAAAGATATTATCACCATATTCTGAGGTTAGTTTTTTTCCCGGAGGAAAAAATAACTCTGATGCCGATAGCGTTTTGTTCCTTGCAGAAGAGTTTGAAGCCATTAAGTTAATCGATTACGAAGGTTTAAACCAGTCCAAAGCAGCAAAATTGATGAAAATCTCCAGACCTACATTTACCAGAATATACAAACGAGCAAGAATTAAATTGTCAACCTCGCTTGTTGAAAAAAGGACCTTAAAACTTTCTGGCAAAAACATTTATTATAGTGGTAATTGGCAGAAATGCCTGGTATGCGAATGTATCTATAACATCGTGAATAAATCAAATAAAGAAGGTTGTCCCCTTTGTAACAGCTATAATTTTGTTAACATTGCAAATCCCAATTAA
- a CDS encoding arginine decarboxylase, pyruvoyl-dependent: MLFVPNKIFFTKGVGKHKDYIASFESALRNAGIEICNLVMVSSIFPPGCKILSRDDGLKEISQGQITFSVMARNFTNEPNRLIASSIGVAIPSDKSQYGYLSEYHPHGIKESICGDYAEDLAAQMLASSLGLQFDMETNWNEREQVFRMSGKIVKTFNVTQTAKGDKNGLWTTVLSAAILLP; the protein is encoded by the coding sequence ATATTGTTCGTTCCAAATAAAATATTCTTTACAAAAGGCGTTGGAAAGCATAAAGATTATATAGCTTCTTTTGAATCGGCATTACGCAACGCTGGAATAGAAATCTGTAATCTTGTAATGGTTAGCAGTATATTCCCGCCAGGCTGTAAAATATTATCTCGTGATGATGGTTTGAAAGAAATATCTCAGGGGCAGATTACCTTTTCCGTTATGGCAAGAAATTTTACAAACGAACCTAACCGACTTATTGCTTCATCGATTGGAGTTGCTATTCCTTCGGATAAATCGCAGTATGGATATCTGTCCGAATATCACCCGCATGGTATCAAAGAATCCATTTGCGGTGACTATGCTGAAGATTTAGCCGCTCAAATGCTTGCATCTTCATTAGGTTTACAATTTGATATGGAAACTAATTGGAACGAAAGAGAGCAGGTTTTCAGAATGTCAGGAAAAATTGTGAAAACATTTAACGTTACTCAAACAGCTAAAGGTGATAAAAATGGATTGTGGACAACTGTTTTATCTGCAGCGATTCTTTTGCCATAA
- a CDS encoding NifB/NifX family molybdenum-iron cluster-binding protein, with the protein MKIAVASDNGATITGHVGKCEMFIVFEVNNKDITNIEKRVNSYTMHKKEGHQHHEHHGMEHHNHEQQGSGRHLGIIEGLKDCNYLFCCSGGPGLIDDLNANGIKTIFTDELNAEDAVKLFLDDKLKSDPDKQCKEHRH; encoded by the coding sequence ATGAAAATAGCAGTAGCGTCTGACAACGGAGCAACAATAACAGGTCATGTTGGGAAATGCGAAATGTTTATTGTCTTTGAGGTTAACAATAAAGACATCACAAACATTGAAAAAAGAGTAAATTCTTATACGATGCACAAAAAGGAAGGTCATCAGCACCACGAACATCATGGCATGGAGCATCATAATCACGAACAACAAGGGAGTGGCAGACATTTAGGAATTATTGAAGGTCTGAAAGACTGTAATTATCTCTTTTGTTGTTCGGGTGGTCCTGGTTTAATCGATGATTTAAATGCTAACGGTATTAAAACGATATTTACGGATGAATTGAATGCAGAAGATGCCGTGAAATTGTTTCTGGATGATAAACTAAAAAGCGATCCAGATAAACAATGCAAAGAACATCGTCACTAA